The Marinomonas profundi DNA segment CTATTTATAACGACCCTCAAAAAACGGATAGCTATAAAATTGCAGTATTGAAAGATTCGAATTCTCGTGGCGGCTCGGTAGCCTTGCATGAAGACTTTCATGAGGGCGATGTGATTGGTATTTCAGCTCCGAGAAACCTGTTTGAACTAAACAATGAGGCCCCGTCTTATATTTTAGTGGCAGGAGGTATTGGCATTACCCCTATCTTGTCAATGGCTGATCGACTGCAATCTGAGCAGCGTTCCTTTTCCTTGCACTATTTCGCACGAAATATTGATAAGGCTGCTTTCTATGACCAAATCATCTCCTGTGATTGGGCCGATAAGAGTTCATTCTATTTCGATGACGAAGAGAAAGAATCCTTTCATCAAGCGCTGCTTAACGCTAATCATCAGGCTCACCTGTATGTATGCGGGCCAAATGGTTTTATGGAATTTGTGTTTTCTTCGGCTAGGAAAGTTGGTTGGTCAGAGTTTAGGTTGCACAAAGAACATTTTTCGTCTGCCCCACGTGAAGATGCTGAAAATCAAGCTTTTGACGTTGAAATTGCCAGCTCAGGTGAACGCTTTCATATTCCTGAAGGCCGTTCTGTGTTCGAAGTATTAGATGATGCTGGTGTTGACGTTAATGTGTCTTGTGAGCAAGGCATATGTGGTTCTTGTTTAATAAGAGTCATATCTGGAGTTCCGGATCATAGAGATCAGTTTTTATCGAATGATGAGCGGGCTAAAAATGATCAATTTACTCCCTGTTGCTCTCGATCACTGACAAAAATGCTAGTACTTGATCTTTAGTATTCATCCAAAAAAGTAAATAAAAATAAAGTAAATAAAAAAGGAGACTTGTATGAGTGTTCAATATGTTAGCGCAGCTGAACTAATCGATTCTGATACTGAATCAACATCCCCATTTCCATTAAATATGTGGTATGTAGCGGCCTTGAGCTCTGAGCTTCAAGATAAACCTTTGCCCCGCACATTGCTTAATAACCACATTGTATTTTTCCGTACAGCTGATGGAAAAGCTTCGGCGCTTGAAGATAAATGTTGTCATCGATCTTTGCCTTTATCTCTGGGGACAGTCGAAGAGAGTGGTATTCGTTGTGGTTATCACGGATTATTATTTAATGGTGATGGAAAGTGTATAGAAATCCCGGGGCAAGACAAAGTTCCGCGTAAAGCCTTAGTATCCGCTTATTTTATTTGCGAACAAGACCATCTTATTTGGATCTGGTTTGGAGATAAGAATAATCAAGAACCAACTTGTCTTCCACCAAGTTACCCAGTTCATAATGCCCCCGAATATTTATTTGGCGGTGATGTATACCATTACGATGCCCCATATCAGTTAATACACGATAATTTATTGGACCTTAGTCATTTAGGGTATGTCCACCTTCATACGATTGGTGGAAATGCAAAATTGCATATGACCGCTGAGACTAAAGTTGAAAGCGACGAAAAAACAGTTCGTGTTATTCGTCATATGCCTGATTCTGTTCCACCTCCAACTTATTCTTTAGCTTATCCGTTTACAGGTAAAATTGATCGTTGGCAGGAGATTCTTTTTAAAATATCGCACCTAGAGATTTGGACTGGTGCTGTAGACGCAGGCTCTGATTCTTTAGAAAATCCTAATCGTGATGGATTTCATATGAAAGGTTTTCATGGCATTACGCCTGAGACGGAAACGACTTGTCATTATATATGGACTATGTCTACGAACCCTAAAAATGATCCAAAAGAAACGGCTAAAAAAGTCATTGAACAAACTAGATTGACTTTTGATGAAGATAAAGTGGTCATTGAGGCTCAGTATAAAAACATGCAAAGCTTTAAACATAATAAAATGCTGGATATACATGTGGATCTGGCACCAAACAGAGCGCGTCGTATTATCGAAACATGTCTAGTGCTAAATTCTGATGTATTAGAGAAATAGATGGTTGCAATGATTAAGTAATAAAAAATCAAAAATAATAAAAAGGTGATGAATATGAATATGAAAAATAAAAAAATAATTCTTTTTTTAGGTTGTATGTGGTCAACTTTTGCGTTTTCACAAACATACACATTACGTCTTGCTCATTTTTGGCCAGCCAACTCGAGCGTTGGCAACGTTATACAAGACTGGGCGAATTCAATTGAGAGTGATTCAAATAAACAACTAAATATTGAAATATATCCAAGTCAAACGCTTGCTAAAGCGGCACAAAGTTATACAGCAACGGTGAGCGGGATTGCCGATATTACTGTCACAGCTCAAGGCTATATGGCTGGTCGGTTTCCACTTACTCAGGTGGTGGAACTTCCTGGTTTGATTACTAATGCTGAAAATTCAAGCTGTGTTATCCAAAAACTTTATGACAATAAATTAATATCGGCAGAATATAGTGATACACATCCGTTATTTTTATTTGTTCATGGGCCAGGGCATATCCATACTAGCGACAAACAAGTTTCTACGCCAAGTGATTTAGAAGGAATGCGTATTCGCCGTGCAACAACGGTTGTAGCGGATTTGCTTAGTTCAATGAATGCTAATCCTGTCGGTATGCCAGCCCCAGAAACCTATCAATCGGCACAACGTGGCGTTATTCAGGGTGTGGCTTTTCCTTGGCAAGCAATGAAAGATTTTCGTCTAAATGAATTATTATCACATCATACAGAAATAGGTCTATACACACTCTCCTTTATCACTACTATGAATAAAAGTGCCTATAATAAACTGCCTGACGATCTTAAAAAAATACTCGATCAACACAGTGGTGAATACTGGTCGCGTGTGATGGGGAAAGCGTTAGATGATTTGGATGCTGATGGCCGGAAAGAAGCCATTGAGGCAGGGCATACCATTGAAACAATTAACAATGTTAATAGTGATCCAGTATGGGGGCCTATTACCAAAAAAGTGATAGCGTCTTATATTGAAAATATGGATTCTCAGTCAGAAAAAGCAGAAAATATTTATAATAAAGCTTTAGAGTATTCAACATTATGTGAATCAAATAAAGTGCTTTAAGTATTTATATAATACGGAAAAATACTAATATGAGCTTTTTATAATGGCGTCTAATCTCTACTAGATTTGTGTAAAAGGTAAAAGGTAAAAGGTAAGAAGCAATAAAAAAGCCTCGCAGATTCACTGCGGGGCTTTTTGTGTTTTTACGATTCGATTATTATTCAGCAGGTGGGTGTGTTTCTAAATAGCGGCTGTCTTCTTCTGGTAGCGGCTGATCATCGATGGCCGCTTCAAAGGCTTTTAGACGTTTGTAGATGGATAGCAATTCTACGATGGTGGTCCAAGAGTTAACCAAAAATTGAAACGAACCTTCTACTTGACTAAAGGCGTTGCTGATACGTTGGAAGATACCTAAGGTAAGGGCGCCAGCGACAATAGAAGGGCCAAGAGCAATAAGAGGTACTAAAACCCCAGCCTGTAAATAACCATATCGAACGATGTTGAAATACAAATAGTTTGCATATAGGTTGAAGTAGTTTTTGCGTACGTTTGAGAATAACTCTGATAGTTTAATGGGTTCTGCTCGCTCGGCATTATCTTCACCATAAACGAGTTCTTTTCGATAAGCGGCTTCAACGCGTTGGTTTTTGAACTCCAGCCCGGGCAGGCGAATACCCGCTACAGCCAAGAGTGTGGTGCCTATTATGGACCAAATAATGGCAATAAATACTAGGGCTTGCGGCACTTCTCCTATAAATGGCAGTTCTTTTACATAAGCCGATAGCCCCCACAAAACAGGGAGAAACGCCAATAGTGTCATCATTGAGTCGAGGAAGCGCACTCCCAAGGTTTCAACAATGCTGGCAAAACGCATGGTGTCTTCTTGGATACGCTGCGATGCCCCTTCTATGTGGCGTACTTGTTGCCATTTGGATGCGTAATGGTTGTTCATTGCGGTGCGCCAGCGAAAAACATAATGGCTAACAAAGAAGCTGTTTAATACCGCGACAGCAATAAAGACGAATGCAATGCCGGCAAACGTAAAAAGTTGAGCGAAGTATTCATCGAGCGTGATGCTATTGGGGGCGCTCAAGGCTTTCTGTATCAAGTCATAAAAGCTGCCATACCATTCATTAATCATCACACTGACTTGTACTTGGAACCAGGTGATGAATACAATCAATCCCGACCCAACGACAGACCATTTTGCCCATTTTTGACCGCCATAAACCACCCATGCGCCGATGAATAATCCATAACAAACCGCCATATATTGGTATAACCAAACATCTAATGCGGTACTTTGTGCGCTTTGAAAAGCGGCTTGTGCGGCGGCGTCAGCGCCTTCTGCTAATGCTGCTGGAAAATACACACCAAACAGAGACCCTAAACTGAGCAGGCCGCCTAAGTCTTGAACTTTTGCATACCAGCCAATAACGCAAACAAGAGCCCAAAGGGCAAAGCTAAGAAAGAAGAGCTTGGGTTTGGGAAAGAAAGAATGAAACACGGTTTAGTTTCTCTATATCAGTTGAATGATTCATAAGCCATTGATCTACCTGAGTTGTGTCATGGCGCTTTATCG contains these protein-coding regions:
- a CDS encoding PDR/VanB family oxidoreductase, whose protein sequence is MINVLIKKKKLEAPDIVSFELTSLEGEKLPDATPGAHIDVCVSSGMTRQYSIYNDPQKTDSYKIAVLKDSNSRGGSVALHEDFHEGDVIGISAPRNLFELNNEAPSYILVAGGIGITPILSMADRLQSEQRSFSLHYFARNIDKAAFYDQIISCDWADKSSFYFDDEEKESFHQALLNANHQAHLYVCGPNGFMEFVFSSARKVGWSEFRLHKEHFSSAPREDAENQAFDVEIASSGERFHIPEGRSVFEVLDDAGVDVNVSCEQGICGSCLIRVISGVPDHRDQFLSNDERAKNDQFTPCCSRSLTKMLVLDL
- a CDS encoding aromatic ring-hydroxylating dioxygenase subunit alpha, which translates into the protein MSVQYVSAAELIDSDTESTSPFPLNMWYVAALSSELQDKPLPRTLLNNHIVFFRTADGKASALEDKCCHRSLPLSLGTVEESGIRCGYHGLLFNGDGKCIEIPGQDKVPRKALVSAYFICEQDHLIWIWFGDKNNQEPTCLPPSYPVHNAPEYLFGGDVYHYDAPYQLIHDNLLDLSHLGYVHLHTIGGNAKLHMTAETKVESDEKTVRVIRHMPDSVPPPTYSLAYPFTGKIDRWQEILFKISHLEIWTGAVDAGSDSLENPNRDGFHMKGFHGITPETETTCHYIWTMSTNPKNDPKETAKKVIEQTRLTFDEDKVVIEAQYKNMQSFKHNKMLDIHVDLAPNRARRIIETCLVLNSDVLEK
- the sbmA gene encoding peptide antibiotic transporter SbmA; translation: MFHSFFPKPKLFFLSFALWALVCVIGWYAKVQDLGGLLSLGSLFGVYFPAALAEGADAAAQAAFQSAQSTALDVWLYQYMAVCYGLFIGAWVVYGGQKWAKWSVVGSGLIVFITWFQVQVSVMINEWYGSFYDLIQKALSAPNSITLDEYFAQLFTFAGIAFVFIAVAVLNSFFVSHYVFRWRTAMNNHYASKWQQVRHIEGASQRIQEDTMRFASIVETLGVRFLDSMMTLLAFLPVLWGLSAYVKELPFIGEVPQALVFIAIIWSIIGTTLLAVAGIRLPGLEFKNQRVEAAYRKELVYGEDNAERAEPIKLSELFSNVRKNYFNLYANYLYFNIVRYGYLQAGVLVPLIALGPSIVAGALTLGIFQRISNAFSQVEGSFQFLVNSWTTIVELLSIYKRLKAFEAAIDDQPLPEEDSRYLETHPPAE
- a CDS encoding TRAP transporter substrate-binding protein; translated protein: MNMKNKKIILFLGCMWSTFAFSQTYTLRLAHFWPANSSVGNVIQDWANSIESDSNKQLNIEIYPSQTLAKAAQSYTATVSGIADITVTAQGYMAGRFPLTQVVELPGLITNAENSSCVIQKLYDNKLISAEYSDTHPLFLFVHGPGHIHTSDKQVSTPSDLEGMRIRRATTVVADLLSSMNANPVGMPAPETYQSAQRGVIQGVAFPWQAMKDFRLNELLSHHTEIGLYTLSFITTMNKSAYNKLPDDLKKILDQHSGEYWSRVMGKALDDLDADGRKEAIEAGHTIETINNVNSDPVWGPITKKVIASYIENMDSQSEKAENIYNKALEYSTLCESNKVL